GAGCCCGGCCCAAAACGGGGGCCGGGGGGGCTCCTAACGGCCGGTGCCGGGCGGAGTGACCGGGGCCGGGGTGGGCGCGGCCGTCCCTGGGGCCGGTTCGGCGTCCACAAACTCGCCCGTGATGGTGCCGCCCTCGGCCTTCACGGCGCGCACCTCGTTGCGGTCCAAGTCGTACAGGATGGTGCCGGCGCGCAGCACGTCCTGGCCCTTGACGCTCTCGGCGGGCTGCTCTGGGGTGCCGTACAGGCGGGCCACGTTACGCGTATCGTCGTATTCCACCCGCGCGGCCTTGCTGATGCGCCCACCTTCAGAGTTCAGCACCACGTTGCCCACCAGCGTGGTCTTTTCCTCGTCCACGCTGACCTCTATGCGTTCGCTCTGGCCACTCAGGGCGTCCTTGTCGCTGCGGCGCTGAAAGGTGATGGGCCCGTCAATACGGGCAATGCCGTCGGTGCTGTCGTACACCAGTTTCTGGCCTTTCAGTTCGGTGCGGCCCTGGGTCACCAGCACAGTGTTGGGAGCGGGTTTGGGGCTGGTCTCCACGCCGCAGCGGCTCAGGCGGTCGGTCTTGTCGGGCGGGGCTTCGTCCAGAAAGCGGGCGGTGCCGGCGCTGGCTTCCACCCGGCCGTCGCTGCCTTCCTGGTCCCCTTTGGGCGGCAATTGCGTGACCAGGGCCAGGGGCACCTGAATGACGTTCTTGTCAATGGTCAGCCGAACGCCACCGGTATCGGTCTCACTGAAAACCGCCAGCGTGGGGGCATTCTCGGGCTCGTCCTCTGTGGGTGTGCACAGGGCGAAGACCCCGGTGTCGTCCCGGGTCCCGGTTTTGACAATCAGGATGCGGCGCTCCTTGCCGTCCTTTTCACTGCGCCGGACCAGTTCGAGGCTGGACTGTTCCGCCCCTGCCTCCTGCGGCGCCAAGTCTTCCGGGGGCACTTGTGGGTTGGACTGGGTGGCGGGCGGCGGCGTGCCCGGCGCCTGCTGCGCCCACACCATGCCTGCCCCCAGCCCCAGCAGCAGGGCCAGCGTGGCCCGCCCTGTCCATGTCCAGCCCGCTTTGCTCATTGCGCGCAGTCTAGCGGCTCCCTGCATGAGACTTTGCGTGTCGGCGCCGCCTTCTGGTCACGGCCAGACCGCAAAAACCCCCCCCGGCGCGCAGGAGCCGGGAGGGCAGGGGAGCGGCTGAAGTTACTTCTCGCCAGTCAGCTTGAACTGCTCGGTGGGAATCTTGTACGCCGAGTTCAGCGCGCGCACGCGGGCAAGGTCGGTGCGCTGCTCCAGGTAACCGCTGGCGGGGGCCTTCACGGTGGCCTTGCTCTTGCTGTCCACGCTCACCGCGTTGCCCACCACGTAGGCCACGTTCTTCTTGTCGTCGTAGTACACGGCGTCGCCGGTGGTGGTGGTGGTGCCCTGCACCAGTTTCACGCCGCCGCGCACATACAGGGTCTTGCTTTTGGTCAGCGCGCGCACTTCCTGGCCGGTGATCACCAGTTCCTTCTGGTTGCCCCTGGCCGCGCGGGTCAGGCTGGGGGTGCCGGTCAGCTGGGCCACCTCGCGGTCCTCGTCAAACACCAGCTTGTCGGCCTTGCCGCTCTGGCTGCCGGTGGAGAGCGTCACGCCGCCGGTACTGGTGGACACGTTGTTGTCCACATCCAGGCTCATCTTGGGCGCCTTGATGGTCACGGTGTCGCCGTCTTCCTTCTTTTCCGGCACGAAGGTGGCGCTGGCGTTGCCGTCCAGCACGCCCTGGCCGGTGCTCTCGTCGTAGTTCAGGCCGTTGCCGGTGGCGGTCAGGCGGCCACGG
This is a stretch of genomic DNA from Deinococcus aquaedulcis. It encodes these proteins:
- a CDS encoding LptA/OstA family protein produces the protein MSKAGWTWTGRATLALLLGLGAGMVWAQQAPGTPPPATQSNPQVPPEDLAPQEAGAEQSSLELVRRSEKDGKERRILIVKTGTRDDTGVFALCTPTEDEPENAPTLAVFSETDTGGVRLTIDKNVIQVPLALVTQLPPKGDQEGSDGRVEASAGTARFLDEAPPDKTDRLSRCGVETSPKPAPNTVLVTQGRTELKGQKLVYDSTDGIARIDGPITFQRRSDKDALSGQSERIEVSVDEEKTTLVGNVVLNSEGGRISKAARVEYDDTRNVARLYGTPEQPAESVKGQDVLRAGTILYDLDRNEVRAVKAEGGTITGEFVDAEPAPGTAAPTPAPVTPPGTGR
- a CDS encoding LptA/OstA family protein — its product is MKKTASLLTLLAVTAPVLAQSGDAAKRLITIQGGPRGDVRNGPLTFTGTPVKAKVSTLNIEASQAVMAAPKGIPLIEAKGKRTATFTGNVKVTRGRLTATGNGLNYDESTGQGVLDGNASATFVPEKKEDGDTVTIKAPKMSLDVDNNVSTSTGGVTLSTGSQSGKADKLVFDEDREVAQLTGTPSLTRAARGNQKELVITGQEVRALTKSKTLYVRGGVKLVQGTTTTTGDAVYYDDKKNVAYVVGNAVSVDSKSKATVKAPASGYLEQRTDLARVRALNSAYKIPTEQFKLTGEK